The following proteins are co-located in the Bacillus pumilus genome:
- a CDS encoding menaquinol-cytochrome c reductase cytochrome b/c subunit has protein sequence MHRGKGMKFVGDSRIPAERKPNIPKDYSEYPGKTEAFWPNFLLKEWLVGAVFLIGFLVLTVVHAPPLERMADPTDTGYIPLPDWYFLFLYQLLKYEFAAGSYTVVGAMIMPGIAFGALLLAPFLDSGPERRPYRRPVAVGMMILAVGAAIYLTWESVATHDWEAAAKQGEIKKEAEIDTSAEEYKIYQEQTCISCHGDNMQGGAAGPSLVDNGLPPEEIAKIAVEGKGNMPKGIFKGSDEELEKLSKYLSEVKSK, from the coding sequence TTGCATAGGGGAAAAGGGATGAAGTTTGTCGGAGATTCTAGAATTCCGGCAGAAAGGAAACCTAACATACCTAAAGACTATTCCGAATATCCGGGAAAAACAGAAGCCTTTTGGCCGAACTTTCTTTTAAAGGAATGGCTTGTAGGTGCCGTTTTTTTAATTGGATTTCTTGTCCTAACTGTTGTTCATGCACCTCCGCTTGAGCGGATGGCTGATCCAACAGATACTGGCTACATTCCGCTGCCAGACTGGTATTTCCTATTTTTGTACCAGTTATTAAAATATGAATTTGCTGCAGGAAGCTATACTGTAGTTGGCGCGATGATTATGCCTGGGATTGCGTTTGGTGCACTATTGCTCGCACCATTTCTTGATTCTGGTCCTGAACGCAGACCGTATAGAAGACCGGTTGCAGTGGGGATGATGATCCTTGCAGTTGGTGCAGCAATATATTTAACTTGGGAGTCTGTTGCTACTCATGATTGGGAAGCAGCTGCGAAACAAGGTGAAATTAAGAAAGAAGCGGAGATTGACACCTCAGCCGAAGAGTATAAAATTTATCAAGAGCAGACATGTATCTCCTGTCACGGGGATAATATGCAAGGCGGAGCAGCTGGACCGTCACTTGTTGACAACGGTCTTCCGCCTGAGGAAATTGCTAAAATTGCTGTAGAAGGAAAAGGCAACATGCCTAAGGGTATCTTTAAAGGCAGCGATGAAGAACTTGAAAAGCTCTCTAAATATTTATCTGAGGTCAAATCAAAATAA
- the qcrB gene encoding menaquinol-cytochrome c reductase cytochrome b subunit, translated as MLNKIYDWVDERLDITPIWRDIADHEVPEHVNPAHHFSAFVYCFGGLTFFVTVIQVLSGMFLTMYYVPDIKNAWESVYYLQNEVAFGQIVRGMHHWGASLVIVMMFLHTLRVFFQGAYKKPRELNWIVGVLIFFVMLGLGFTGYLLPWDMKALFATKVGLQIAEATPFIGKEIKTLLAGHPDIVGAQTLTRFFAIHVFFLPAALFGLMAAHFIMIRKQGISGPL; from the coding sequence ATGCTTAACAAGATTTACGACTGGGTAGATGAGCGGCTAGACATTACACCGATATGGAGAGATATTGCGGATCATGAGGTGCCAGAGCACGTCAATCCAGCGCATCATTTCTCCGCTTTTGTGTATTGTTTTGGCGGTCTAACGTTTTTTGTGACAGTCATTCAAGTCCTTTCGGGCATGTTTTTAACGATGTATTATGTGCCGGACATTAAAAATGCATGGGAATCTGTCTATTATTTGCAGAATGAAGTGGCATTTGGTCAGATTGTCAGAGGAATGCACCACTGGGGTGCGAGTCTAGTGATTGTCATGATGTTTTTACATACGCTAAGGGTCTTTTTCCAAGGGGCGTATAAAAAGCCTAGAGAGTTAAATTGGATTGTTGGTGTGCTCATTTTCTTTGTGATGCTTGGACTTGGTTTTACAGGTTATCTTTTACCATGGGATATGAAGGCGCTGTTTGCGACGAAGGTTGGTCTTCAAATTGCAGAGGCAACACCTTTCATTGGAAAAGAGATCAAAACGCTGCTTGCAGGTCATCCTGACATTGTAGGAGCACAAACGCTGACGAGATTTTTCGCTATCCATGTCTTTTTCTTGCCAGCGGCATTATTTGGGCTGATGGCTGCCCACTTTATTATGATTCGTAAGCAAGGAATTTCTGGACCGCTATAA
- a CDS encoding ubiquinol-cytochrome c reductase iron-sulfur subunit, giving the protein MSEKRHGVSRRQFLNYTLTGVGGFMAAGMLMPMVRFALDPVLKGTEDQDMVQVVSVDELTKEPKRFDFKIDQVDAWYESKESRSAWVYKEGDEIVALSPICKHLGCTVNWNSDPKNPNKFFCPCHYGLYDKDGTNVPGTPPLAPLDHYKQQVKDGYLYLGKAVPKGEG; this is encoded by the coding sequence ATGAGCGAGAAGAGACATGGAGTGTCCAGGCGTCAATTTTTGAATTACACGTTGACCGGCGTGGGGGGATTTATGGCCGCTGGAATGCTCATGCCTATGGTTCGCTTTGCGCTTGACCCTGTGCTAAAAGGAACAGAGGATCAGGATATGGTTCAAGTTGTCAGTGTCGATGAACTGACGAAGGAACCGAAGCGCTTTGACTTTAAAATTGATCAAGTAGATGCGTGGTATGAGTCAAAGGAATCTAGGTCAGCATGGGTGTACAAAGAAGGGGATGAAATTGTCGCTTTATCGCCAATCTGTAAACATTTAGGATGTACAGTGAACTGGAACAGTGATCCGAAAAATCCAAACAAATTTTTCTGCCCGTGTCACTATGGGCTGTACGACAAGGATGGTACAAACGTACCCGGAACTCCACCGCTTGCACCGCTTGACCATTATAAGCAGCAAGTGAAGGACGGATACCTCTATCTTGGAAAAGCTGTGCCGAAAGGGGAAGGGTAA
- a CDS encoding YpiF family protein, with the protein MKFQAEDADRFLQSKDYIDTAIIPLVGIDANQIKQTVSLGEFTILVAEELERQLKGRVFLFPSHTYLEVIDRKQDDTLAVKQSLQEHFQHVVFITSDHNWKEHSEISETLFLLKPVPLEHLKVELKQKVIQDSVEQILNFLLQKWNPS; encoded by the coding sequence ATGAAGTTTCAGGCGGAGGATGCGGATCGCTTTTTGCAATCTAAAGATTACATTGATACCGCTATCATTCCATTAGTTGGAATAGATGCGAACCAAATCAAACAAACCGTGTCTCTAGGTGAGTTTACAATTCTTGTGGCAGAGGAACTTGAAAGGCAACTGAAAGGGCGAGTGTTTCTTTTTCCATCACATACATATTTAGAAGTAATTGATCGTAAACAAGACGACACACTTGCGGTCAAGCAGTCCTTACAAGAGCATTTTCAGCATGTCGTGTTCATCACATCTGATCACAACTGGAAGGAGCATTCAGAAATCAGTGAAACACTATTTCTGTTGAAGCCGGTTCCGCTAGAGCACTTAAAGGTCGAATTAAAGCAAAAAGTCATTCAAGATAGTGTAGAACAAATTTTGAACTTTTTGTTACAAAAATGGAACCCTTCATAA
- a CDS encoding ReoY family proteolytic degradation factor produces the protein MQTPVSVNEKKEFIRWFLNHYQLKRRECVWILNYLMSHDSLMEKVHFVEQAEFCPRGIIMSTHCVDEVPFRFYKENIMTTDAEKSFHDIRLNKQQDLFIQLNFRSAYRSPEYAAVLETNPHIPKDLYENEKDKDLAEKVLEHSIATFQKERLMKEIDEALDRHDQETFNKLAKELSLLS, from the coding sequence ATGCAGACCCCTGTTTCTGTCAATGAAAAAAAGGAATTTATCCGGTGGTTCTTAAACCATTATCAGTTAAAGCGAAGAGAGTGTGTTTGGATATTAAATTATTTAATGAGTCACGACTCTTTGATGGAAAAGGTTCATTTTGTAGAGCAAGCAGAATTTTGCCCAAGGGGAATCATTATGTCAACACACTGTGTGGATGAAGTTCCCTTTAGATTTTATAAAGAAAACATTATGACGACAGATGCTGAAAAGTCATTTCATGATATTCGTTTGAATAAACAGCAAGATTTGTTTATTCAATTGAATTTCCGTTCTGCGTATCGTTCGCCGGAATATGCAGCTGTTCTTGAAACAAATCCACATATTCCAAAGGATCTTTATGAAAATGAAAAAGATAAAGATCTTGCTGAGAAAGTGCTCGAGCACTCTATCGCTACTTTCCAAAAAGAACGACTTATGAAAGAAATAGATGAAGCACTTGACCGTCATGATCAAGAAACATTTAATAAGTTAGCAAAAGAATTAAGCCTATTATCATAA
- a CDS encoding tetratricopeptide repeat protein: MNSSLQEAIKLVEAGETEKGLQTLARAEKQLHDEEKAQAAQLYYDWGDIDKARNLISDLHDLYPEETGLTCFYAELLIDSDEEEKAIAVLETIPEDDDAYPESLLLMADLYQMQGLFEVSEQKLLKAKELLPNEAIIDFALGELYFSQGLSKKAADYFYKVADQQNEVGGVNVYQRLAESLSTAGEFEDALEWYEKAVKDQADPNTLFGYGFTAMRAGRTKTAIQQLSQLKDIDPSYSSLYMPLAKSYEEEGLYHEALEVVKEGIKVDEYNKELYLYGAKIDLKNGDSEDAKKLLQEALALDPGYIEAIQTLLAIYLNEELFDEILDVIKEVKSFGEDDPKWNWYAASASVGREEYKEAAEYFKLALPDFDEERDFLYEYASFLLEEGRQKEALPLLRKVLQKDGTNEEIEETILRIEDEISL, encoded by the coding sequence TTGAATAGTTCATTACAAGAAGCCATAAAATTAGTTGAGGCAGGTGAGACTGAAAAAGGACTTCAAACACTTGCTCGAGCAGAAAAGCAGTTGCATGATGAAGAAAAAGCGCAGGCAGCTCAGTTATATTATGACTGGGGAGATATCGACAAAGCGCGGAATCTCATTAGTGATTTACATGATTTATATCCAGAGGAAACCGGATTAACGTGTTTTTATGCAGAGCTATTAATTGACTCAGATGAAGAAGAGAAGGCGATTGCTGTATTAGAAACGATTCCTGAAGATGACGATGCGTATCCAGAGAGTTTATTATTAATGGCAGATTTGTATCAAATGCAAGGACTATTTGAAGTCAGTGAACAAAAGCTTTTAAAAGCGAAAGAACTACTTCCGAATGAAGCCATCATTGATTTTGCATTAGGTGAATTGTATTTTTCTCAAGGGCTTTCAAAGAAAGCAGCCGACTATTTCTACAAAGTGGCAGATCAACAAAATGAGGTTGGCGGCGTCAATGTATACCAGCGGCTCGCTGAATCCCTCAGCACAGCTGGGGAATTTGAGGATGCGCTTGAATGGTACGAAAAGGCAGTAAAAGATCAAGCGGACCCGAATACACTCTTTGGCTATGGATTTACAGCGATGAGAGCTGGCAGAACGAAAACAGCCATTCAGCAGCTTTCACAACTAAAAGATATTGATCCGTCTTATTCATCACTTTATATGCCTTTAGCGAAAAGTTATGAGGAAGAAGGGCTATATCACGAGGCTTTAGAGGTAGTAAAAGAGGGTATTAAAGTTGATGAGTATAACAAAGAATTATATTTATATGGTGCAAAGATTGATTTGAAAAATGGTGATTCAGAAGATGCGAAAAAGCTGCTTCAAGAAGCACTTGCTCTTGATCCAGGATATATTGAAGCGATTCAAACATTGCTTGCGATCTATCTAAATGAAGAACTTTTTGATGAAATCCTTGATGTCATTAAAGAAGTGAAAAGTTTTGGGGAAGATGATCCAAAATGGAATTGGTATGCTGCATCTGCTTCTGTCGGACGAGAGGAATACAAAGAAGCAGCCGAGTACTTCAAGCTTGCTCTGCCTGATTTTGATGAGGAGCGTGACTTTTTATATGAATACGCTTCGTTCCTTTTAGAAGAAGGCAGACAAAAAGAAGCCTTGCCGTTATTGCGTAAAGTTCTTCAGAAAGATGGCACGAATGAAGAAATTGAAGAAACGATTTTAAGAATTGAAGACGAAATTTCCTTATAG
- the aroA gene encoding 3-phosphoshikimate 1-carboxyvinyltransferase: MKIHKNAPMNGEIHIPGDKSISHRSVMFGAIADGTTVVKNFLPGADCLSTIDCFRKMGVEIEQKGTDVIIHGKGLKELKEPVDILDVGNSGTTIRLMMGILAGCEFHSTMIGDESIAKRPMKRVTGPLKQLGAKIDGRANGEYTPLSIRGGNLKAISYESPVASAQIKSAVLLAGLQADGTTTLTEPHKSRDHTERMLSMFGVSLNEDAQSVSIKGGQTLKATDIFVPGDISSAAFFLVAGSIVPNSRIVLKNVGLNKTRTGIIDVLKQMGANLDINEVDAKGGEPYGDLTISTSSLKGIEISGDMISRLIDEIPIIALLATQAEGTTIIKDAAELKVKETNRIDTVVSELKKLGADIEATDDGMKIHGKTTLTGGAVVSSYGDHRIGMMLGIAACITEQAVEIEDTDAVRVSYPNFFEHIAYLTKTV; encoded by the coding sequence ATGAAAATTCATAAAAATGCTCCTATGAACGGAGAAATTCATATTCCAGGCGATAAATCCATTTCTCATAGATCCGTGATGTTTGGTGCAATTGCTGATGGGACAACGGTGGTGAAAAACTTTCTTCCTGGAGCCGATTGTTTAAGTACGATTGATTGCTTTAGAAAGATGGGCGTTGAAATCGAACAAAAAGGTACAGATGTGATCATTCATGGCAAGGGATTGAAAGAGCTTAAGGAGCCGGTTGACATCCTCGATGTTGGTAATTCTGGTACAACCATTCGATTAATGATGGGGATCTTAGCTGGTTGTGAGTTTCACAGTACAATGATCGGTGACGAAAGTATTGCCAAAAGACCAATGAAACGGGTGACGGGTCCGCTTAAACAACTAGGAGCCAAAATAGATGGCAGAGCAAACGGCGAGTATACGCCACTGTCTATTCGTGGTGGCAATTTAAAAGCCATCTCTTATGAGTCTCCTGTTGCAAGTGCACAAATTAAGTCTGCTGTCCTTTTAGCTGGACTTCAAGCAGATGGAACGACGACGTTAACTGAACCACATAAATCAAGAGATCATACAGAAAGAATGCTCTCAATGTTTGGTGTCTCGCTAAATGAAGATGCACAAAGTGTTTCAATCAAAGGTGGACAAACGTTAAAAGCAACAGATATATTTGTCCCTGGGGACATCTCTTCAGCTGCGTTCTTCCTTGTAGCTGGATCTATCGTTCCTAACAGCCGGATTGTATTAAAAAATGTCGGCCTAAATAAAACAAGAACGGGTATTATTGATGTGCTGAAACAAATGGGTGCGAATCTTGACATCAATGAAGTGGATGCCAAAGGCGGAGAACCATATGGTGATTTAACGATTTCTACCTCTTCATTAAAAGGGATTGAAATTTCTGGTGATATGATCTCAAGACTCATAGACGAAATTCCTATTATTGCGCTTCTTGCTACCCAAGCGGAAGGAACGACGATCATTAAAGATGCTGCTGAGTTAAAAGTAAAAGAAACCAATCGAATTGATACAGTGGTTTCTGAACTCAAAAAACTTGGTGCCGATATTGAAGCAACGGATGATGGAATGAAAATTCATGGTAAAACCACGCTTACAGGCGGTGCAGTCGTCTCAAGCTACGGAGATCACAGAATCGGTATGATGTTAGGAATTGCCGCATGTATCACAGAACAAGCAGTCGAGATTGAAGATACAGATGCCGTGCGTGTATCTTACCCGAATTTCTTTGAACACATTGCATACTTAACGAAAACAGTCTGA
- a CDS encoding prephenate dehydrogenase — translation MNDANETILIAGLGLIGGSIALSIKKEYPHKKIVGYDVSKEQMVAATKLGIIDATADSLMAGLNEASTIILATPVQQTVKMLSDIAASGIERELTITDVGSTKQKVVNFAEKTLPDHYQFIGGHPMAGSHKSGVIAAKDFLFENAFYILTPAKETNRQAVDRLKDLLKGTHAHFIEMTPEEHDAVTSVISHFPHIVAASLVHQAHHFEEQFPLVKRFAAGGFRDITRIASSNPAMWRDILLHNKNKILDRFHEWKKEIDRIESFVQQEDAEGLFSYFQDAKEYRDGLPLRKKGAIPAFYDLYVDVPDHPGVISEITGYLASENISITNIRIIETREDINGILRISFQTDDDRKRAEICIKKRANYDTFYAD, via the coding sequence ATGAACGATGCAAACGAAACAATATTAATCGCTGGACTTGGTTTAATTGGTGGTTCCATTGCACTGTCGATTAAAAAAGAGTATCCTCATAAAAAAATTGTAGGCTACGATGTTTCCAAAGAGCAAATGGTTGCTGCAACAAAGCTGGGTATCATTGATGCAACAGCCGATTCATTAATGGCAGGTCTAAATGAAGCATCAACCATTATTTTGGCAACGCCAGTCCAACAAACAGTCAAGATGCTTAGTGATATTGCAGCATCTGGGATTGAAAGAGAGCTCACGATTACTGATGTTGGCAGCACAAAGCAAAAGGTCGTCAATTTTGCTGAAAAAACGCTGCCTGATCACTACCAATTTATTGGTGGACATCCAATGGCAGGCTCTCATAAGTCAGGTGTCATTGCAGCGAAAGACTTTTTATTTGAAAATGCATTCTACATTTTAACGCCGGCAAAGGAAACGAATCGTCAGGCTGTTGATCGTTTGAAGGATTTGCTAAAAGGGACACATGCTCATTTCATTGAGATGACCCCAGAAGAACATGACGCTGTGACAAGTGTTATTAGTCATTTCCCTCATATTGTGGCAGCCAGTCTTGTGCATCAAGCGCATCATTTTGAAGAACAATTTCCTCTTGTAAAACGGTTTGCTGCTGGAGGCTTTCGTGATATTACGCGAATTGCTTCAAGTAATCCTGCAATGTGGCGAGATATCCTTCTGCACAATAAAAACAAGATTTTAGATCGGTTCCATGAATGGAAAAAAGAGATCGACCGCATTGAGTCTTTTGTGCAACAAGAAGACGCTGAAGGATTGTTCTCATATTTTCAAGATGCAAAGGAATATCGCGATGGTCTTCCTCTGAGGAAAAAAGGAGCGATTCCTGCTTTCTATGACCTTTATGTGGATGTTCCGGATCACCCGGGGGTCATTTCGGAGATTACAGGATATTTAGCTAGTGAAAACATCAGTATTACGAATATCCGGATTATTGAAACACGAGAAGACATTAACGGGATTTTACGCATTAGTTTTCAAACAGATGATGATCGCAAGCGTGCAGAAATCTGTATAAAAAAGAGAGCGAATTACGATACATTTTATGCTGACTGA
- the hisC gene encoding histidinol-phosphate transaminase: MQIKDQLKQLKPYQPGKPIEEVKKEYQLDKIVKLASNENPFGCSTHAREAIQAELEQLAIYPDGYSASLRTELAEFLQVSEKQLIFGNGSDELVQIIARAFLDQHTNTVIPSPSFPQYRHNAVIEHAEIREVPLLEEGAHDLQGMLDAIDEKTKVLWVCNPNNPTGNHLSEAELVAFLDQVPPHVLVVLDEAYFEYVRAEDFPNSLSLLNSYQNIIVLRTFSKAYGLAALRVGYGIASEELITAIEPAREPFNTSRIAQAAARAAIKDQDFIQSCRQKNEAGLMQYQEFADRFGLFIYPSQTNFVLIDFKRDADELFQALLKKGYIVRSGKALGFPTSLRITVGTKEQNEEILTTLADLLQGIRA; this comes from the coding sequence TTGCAAATCAAGGATCAATTAAAACAACTAAAACCGTATCAACCTGGGAAACCAATTGAAGAGGTCAAAAAAGAATATCAATTAGACAAAATTGTGAAATTGGCTTCAAATGAAAACCCTTTTGGATGTTCCACACATGCAAGAGAGGCGATACAAGCCGAGCTTGAACAATTAGCGATTTATCCAGATGGATACAGCGCGAGTTTAAGAACGGAACTGGCCGAATTTCTTCAAGTGAGTGAAAAACAATTAATATTCGGGAATGGCTCAGATGAACTTGTGCAAATTATTGCTAGAGCATTCCTTGACCAACATACAAATACCGTCATTCCGTCTCCATCTTTTCCGCAATACCGTCACAATGCAGTGATTGAACATGCAGAGATTCGAGAAGTGCCTCTTTTAGAGGAAGGAGCTCACGATCTCCAAGGGATGCTGGATGCGATTGATGAAAAAACGAAGGTCTTGTGGGTATGTAATCCAAATAATCCGACTGGGAATCATTTATCAGAAGCAGAGCTTGTGGCGTTTTTAGATCAAGTACCACCTCACGTGCTTGTCGTTCTAGATGAAGCGTATTTTGAATACGTTCGGGCGGAAGACTTCCCGAACAGTTTATCTTTATTAAACTCATATCAAAATATCATCGTACTTCGTACGTTTTCTAAAGCCTATGGGCTTGCGGCGCTTCGAGTAGGCTATGGGATTGCGTCAGAGGAACTGATTACTGCCATTGAACCAGCGAGAGAGCCATTTAATACAAGTCGTATCGCTCAGGCAGCTGCGCGTGCAGCCATAAAAGATCAAGACTTTATTCAATCGTGTAGACAAAAAAATGAAGCAGGTCTTATGCAATATCAAGAATTTGCTGACCGTTTTGGACTATTTATCTATCCGTCTCAAACAAACTTTGTACTCATTGATTTTAAAAGAGATGCAGACGAACTGTTTCAAGCATTATTGAAAAAAGGCTATATTGTTCGTTCTGGTAAAGCACTTGGTTTCCCAACTTCTTTACGTATTACTGTGGGAACAAAGGAGCAAAATGAAGAAATTCTAACTACACTTGCCGATTTATTACAAGGCATTCGTGCGTAG
- the trpA gene encoding tryptophan synthase subunit alpha: protein MITFQLEQDEKLFIPFITAGDPSEEITIDLAITLQAAGAHAIELGVPYSDPLADGPVIQRASKRALNHGMNIVKAIELAGKMKKNGVEIPVILFTYYNPVLQLDTEYFFALLRKNHISGLLTPDLPFEESSELQENCQTHDISYISLVAPTSKERLEKIVEQAEGFVYCVSSLGVTGVRQSFDASITDFIQQVKQLSHIPVAVGFGISTREQVDSMNKLSDGVVVGSALVKKIEELQEQLLASDTRQDALREFETYAKTFSPLYSFK from the coding sequence ATGATCACATTTCAATTAGAGCAAGATGAGAAATTATTCATTCCATTTATCACGGCAGGAGATCCGTCAGAAGAGATCACCATTGATTTAGCCATCACTCTTCAAGCAGCTGGTGCACATGCGATTGAACTAGGTGTTCCTTATTCCGATCCACTAGCGGACGGTCCTGTCATTCAAAGAGCCTCCAAAAGAGCTCTAAATCATGGCATGAATATCGTAAAAGCGATAGAATTAGCAGGGAAGATGAAAAAAAACGGTGTGGAAATTCCCGTAATTCTATTTACGTATTACAATCCTGTGTTACAATTAGACACAGAATACTTTTTCGCTTTACTGCGCAAAAATCATATTTCGGGACTCTTAACACCCGACTTGCCGTTTGAAGAGAGCAGCGAGCTGCAAGAGAACTGTCAAACACATGACATTTCATATATTTCGCTCGTTGCACCAACAAGCAAAGAACGATTAGAAAAAATCGTAGAGCAGGCAGAAGGTTTTGTGTATTGTGTTTCATCTCTTGGTGTAACAGGTGTCCGGCAATCCTTTGACGCATCAATTACTGATTTTATTCAACAAGTGAAACAGCTGAGTCACATACCGGTTGCGGTAGGTTTTGGCATTTCAACAAGAGAGCAGGTAGACTCAATGAATAAATTGAGTGACGGTGTCGTTGTAGGCAGTGCACTTGTGAAAAAAATTGAAGAGCTTCAAGAACAATTGTTAGCAAGTGATACACGTCAAGATGCGTTAAGAGAATTTGAAACATATGCAAAAACATTTAGTCCCCTCTATTCATTCAAATGA
- the trpB gene encoding tryptophan synthase subunit beta, with the protein MYAYPNEIGRYGEFGGKFVPETLMQPLEEIEKAFRDLKEDPAFQKEYISLLKNYSGRPTALTYADQLSAYVGGAKIYLKREDLNHTGAHKINNALGQALLAKKMGKSNIIAETGAGQHGVAAATVAAKFGLSCTVFMGKEDVERQSLNVFRMKLLGAEVIPVTSGNGTLKDATNEAIRYWVQHCSDHFYMIGSVVGPHPYPQIVSEFQRMIGDEAKSQILEKEGQLPHKVIACVGGGSNAIGMYRAFLDEEVDIIGVEAAGKGIDTPLHAATITKGTKGVIHGSLTYLIQDEFGQIIEPYSISAGLDYPGIGPEHAYLHASGRVQYVSATDQEALDALKLLTEKEGILPAIESAHALAKAFEMSRNMSEDEIVLVCLSGRGDKDVHTLMNVLESEDKTK; encoded by the coding sequence ATGTACGCATATCCAAATGAGATTGGCAGATATGGAGAATTCGGAGGGAAATTTGTCCCAGAAACGCTCATGCAGCCACTAGAAGAAATCGAGAAAGCATTTCGTGACTTAAAAGAAGACCCTGCTTTTCAAAAGGAATATATATCGCTTCTGAAAAACTATTCAGGCAGACCGACTGCGCTCACATATGCTGACCAATTATCAGCATACGTCGGTGGTGCAAAAATCTATTTAAAAAGAGAAGATTTAAACCATACAGGCGCTCATAAAATTAACAATGCACTTGGTCAGGCCCTGCTAGCGAAAAAAATGGGGAAATCAAACATTATCGCCGAAACAGGAGCAGGTCAGCACGGAGTAGCCGCTGCAACGGTGGCAGCAAAGTTTGGATTATCCTGCACCGTATTTATGGGAAAAGAAGACGTGGAAAGACAATCACTCAATGTATTCCGAATGAAACTGCTCGGCGCTGAGGTCATACCTGTCACAAGCGGGAACGGCACATTAAAAGATGCAACCAACGAAGCCATCCGCTATTGGGTCCAGCACTGCAGCGATCATTTTTATATGATTGGATCAGTCGTTGGACCTCATCCGTATCCTCAAATCGTCAGTGAATTCCAGCGGATGATCGGTGATGAGGCAAAATCGCAAATACTTGAAAAAGAAGGTCAGCTTCCTCATAAAGTCATTGCCTGCGTTGGCGGCGGGAGTAATGCCATTGGAATGTACCGAGCGTTCTTAGATGAAGAGGTAGATATCATTGGTGTAGAAGCAGCAGGGAAAGGAATAGATACCCCCCTTCATGCAGCGACCATCACGAAAGGAACAAAAGGTGTAATTCATGGATCTTTAACATATCTGATCCAAGACGAATTTGGCCAAATTATTGAGCCGTATTCTATTTCCGCTGGATTAGACTATCCCGGGATCGGACCAGAGCACGCATATTTGCATGCAAGCGGCCGGGTTCAATATGTCAGTGCCACTGATCAAGAAGCACTAGATGCGCTAAAGCTGCTGACAGAAAAAGAAGGAATCCTGCCAGCGATTGAATCAGCACACGCCTTAGCCAAAGCGTTTGAGATGAGCCGGAATATGAGTGAAGACGAAATCGTCCTTGTCTGCCTGTCAGGAAGAGGAGATAAGGATGTGCATACATTAATGAATGTGCTTGAAAGTGAGGACAAAACAAAATGA
- a CDS encoding phosphoribosylanthranilate isomerase, producing MTKPYVKYCGAVTQEDVDCIAQSQADAIGFIFAPSKRQVHPDQVKQWLAQTKCEKDTAGVFVNEKIQKVCDIIKYIPLDIVQLHGDETREHAKEIKEQTGAIVWKVFHHEPNLTGTLEKMTAFAPFVDGFLIDAKVKGMRGGSGTAFAWEAVPSYVQHAKHLSKNCVIAGGVTPVTITELLAYGPEAIDLSSGIEENGKKSIAKIKALEERMLNDVRISK from the coding sequence ATGACGAAGCCTTATGTGAAATATTGCGGGGCTGTCACGCAAGAGGACGTCGATTGCATCGCGCAATCTCAAGCGGATGCGATCGGATTTATCTTTGCTCCAAGTAAAAGACAGGTCCATCCAGATCAAGTGAAGCAATGGCTAGCACAAACGAAGTGCGAGAAAGATACCGCCGGTGTATTTGTGAATGAAAAGATACAAAAAGTGTGCGACATCATAAAGTACATTCCTTTAGATATCGTCCAGCTTCATGGAGATGAAACACGAGAACACGCAAAAGAAATAAAAGAGCAAACAGGGGCTATTGTATGGAAAGTATTTCACCACGAGCCCAATTTAACAGGAACGCTCGAAAAAATGACGGCATTTGCGCCCTTTGTCGACGGCTTTCTCATTGACGCGAAAGTAAAAGGGATGAGAGGCGGTTCTGGAACAGCTTTTGCATGGGAGGCGGTACCTTCATATGTTCAGCATGCAAAGCATTTGAGCAAAAATTGCGTCATTGCAGGCGGAGTGACACCAGTAACGATTACAGAGCTACTTGCCTATGGTCCAGAAGCGATCGATCTTTCAAGTGGAATAGAAGAAAACGGGAAGAAAAGCATAGCAAAGATCAAAGCGCTCGAAGAAAGGATGTTAAACGATGTACGCATATCCAAATGA